One genomic region from Candidatus Caldarchaeum subterraneum encodes:
- a CDS encoding cytochrome c oxidase subunit I: MTAVTMEKTQPKPWYKSLYQILSTTNHAHIGMLYIAASYVFLVIGGLLALLMRFELATPQGNLVDSNTYSSLFTIHGTLMVFFWAMPVFAGLGNYLIPKMIGAPDMYYPKLNALSFWLFLAAGVLLMSSWANIGWTGYATLSVIEPSVGVDLWILSLHVAGTSSMVGALNFIVTTWRLRRADMGWWRLPLFVWSWVVTAFIIIFAVPPLAFGLTMLLLDRNLGTGFYLPAQGGDPILWQHLFWFFGHPEVYILVIPAMGIISEILPRLVKKPIVGYRMIALSSVLIAVLSFGVWAHHMFTTGLSPLTLAPFMIMTMLVAIPSGVKVVNWEATLWGGKIRYNTPTIFTLSFIATFIVGGITGVFHPAIPVDWHVHDTYWVVGHMHFILFGAISQAAFAATYYYFPYLTKRMYSESLGKIHAITANVGQYLVFMSMMILGLMGMPRRYYSYVPEYQPWHVVASVGAFLIGIGTAVFLLNVLLSWKFGPKADADPWQSIKNHMPDFPGEYLNQLDKTRQQVVKPEAK; encoded by the coding sequence ATGACCGCGGTAACAATGGAAAAAACTCAACCCAAGCCATGGTACAAGAGCCTCTACCAGATCCTGTCGACAACCAACCACGCCCACATAGGAATGCTATACATCGCCGCATCCTATGTCTTCCTCGTCATCGGTGGACTGTTGGCTCTGTTGATGCGGTTTGAGCTGGCCACGCCTCAGGGCAACCTAGTAGACTCAAACACCTACTCCTCACTTTTCACGATACATGGCACATTGATGGTCTTCTTCTGGGCCATGCCAGTTTTCGCTGGTCTGGGAAACTATCTAATCCCCAAAATGATAGGGGCTCCGGACATGTATTATCCCAAGCTCAATGCCCTGAGCTTCTGGCTGTTTCTGGCAGCCGGTGTCCTGCTCATGTCGAGCTGGGCAAACATAGGCTGGACAGGTTATGCAACACTCTCTGTGATTGAGCCTAGTGTTGGAGTCGACCTTTGGATACTGAGCCTGCATGTAGCAGGCACCTCGTCGATGGTTGGGGCCTTGAACTTCATAGTCACGACTTGGCGGCTTAGAAGAGCTGACATGGGGTGGTGGAGGCTTCCTCTATTCGTATGGTCATGGGTTGTAACTGCTTTCATCATAATTTTCGCCGTTCCCCCACTGGCGTTCGGCTTAACCATGCTACTGCTCGACAGAAACCTTGGAACAGGCTTCTATCTCCCCGCACAGGGAGGCGACCCAATCCTTTGGCAACATCTCTTCTGGTTCTTCGGCCACCCAGAGGTCTACATACTAGTCATCCCCGCCATGGGCATAATATCAGAGATACTGCCTCGCCTCGTCAAGAAACCCATCGTCGGCTACCGGATGATAGCACTGTCATCGGTTCTCATAGCGGTGCTCAGCTTCGGTGTATGGGCCCACCACATGTTCACCACCGGGTTATCACCACTGACCCTCGCCCCGTTCATGATAATGACGATGCTTGTCGCCATTCCATCCGGCGTTAAAGTGGTTAACTGGGAGGCAACACTGTGGGGAGGAAAAATAAGGTACAACACTCCAACAATATTCACGCTCTCGTTCATAGCCACATTTATTGTCGGGGGGATAACAGGTGTTTTCCATCCAGCGATACCTGTCGACTGGCACGTCCACGACACCTACTGGGTTGTAGGCCACATGCACTTCATCCTCTTCGGCGCCATATCCCAAGCAGCTTTCGCCGCAACATACTACTACTTCCCATACTTGACCAAGAGAATGTACAGCGAATCCCTCGGCAAAATCCATGCAATAACAGCTAACGTCGGACAGTATCTTGTCTTCATGTCGATGATGATCCTCGGTTTGATGGGTATGCCGCGGCGATACTACAGCTATGTCCCCGAGTACCAACCCTGGCATGTAGTTGCCTCTGTTGGAGCTTTTCTAATAGGCATAGGCACCGCAGTCTTCTTGTTAAACGTGCTGCTGAGCTGGAAGTTTGGGCCAAAGGCTGACGCAGACCCGTGGCAATCCATCAAGAACCACATGCCAGACTTTCCAGGAGAATATCTCAACCAGTTGGATAAAACTCGTCAACAGGTGGTCAAGCCTGAAGCCAAGTGA
- a CDS encoding cytochrome c oxidase subunit II, translating to MERVKLVENATIVGALILFVVIGFWSWNVLNDLEANKPADLTVKVVARQFAWQFVYPDGTVSGELRVKAGQTVRLELNSEDVIHSFYLRDFGLKKDVVPGRTNVLYVTPLEPGTYLIQCAEFCGQGHYSMRANMVVEP from the coding sequence ATGGAAAGGGTTAAGCTGGTGGAGAACGCTACAATCGTCGGCGCATTAATACTGTTCGTTGTAATCGGTTTCTGGTCGTGGAATGTTTTGAATGACCTCGAAGCAAATAAGCCAGCGGATTTGACGGTCAAGGTTGTCGCACGCCAGTTTGCCTGGCAGTTTGTCTACCCCGATGGAACCGTCAGCGGCGAGCTCCGTGTCAAGGCAGGCCAAACCGTGAGACTCGAGCTAAACTCCGAAGACGTCATCCATAGCTTCTACCTTAGAGACTTTGGGTTGAAGAAAGACGTCGTACCCGGCCGCACAAACGTCCTCTATGTAACTCCGTTGGAGCCAGGGACATATTTAATACAATGCGCAGAGTTCTGTGGACAAGGCCACTACAGTATGAGAGCGAACATGGTGGTTGAGCCATGA
- a CDS encoding cytochrome AA3 controlling protein — MNLRRVFYSALGTSLLAILTMSLGSYVSKVGAGMACPDWPLCPLENDPFILLEFGHRIVAFITFLSGVYTFYLGWRTTLRPLAVYAFAALLLQVFVVGAVVIFTAIPPIVIAAHQAVAATVLALHSSLATAAYVIRIQEKHKNTAPEMVPHV; from the coding sequence ATGAATCTTAGGCGGGTTTTCTACTCCGCCCTCGGCACATCGCTACTGGCGATTTTGACGATGTCCCTAGGCAGCTATGTGAGCAAGGTTGGCGCGGGAATGGCGTGTCCCGACTGGCCCCTCTGCCCACTCGAAAACGACCCATTCATTCTCCTCGAATTCGGACACCGAATCGTTGCCTTCATCACCTTCCTCTCAGGAGTCTACACCTTCTACCTCGGCTGGAGAACCACACTCCGTCCCCTGGCCGTATATGCTTTCGCAGCGCTTTTGCTGCAGGTTTTCGTGGTGGGCGCGGTGGTAATCTTCACAGCCATACCTCCAATAGTCATAGCCGCTCATCAAGCGGTTGCTGCAACCGTTTTAGCGCTCCACTCCTCGTTAGCCACCGCAGCCTACGTCATACGCATACAGGAAAAACACAAAAATACAGCCCCGGAGATGGTCCCCCATGTCTGA
- a CDS encoding luciferase family protein, which translates to MRIEFGVCLPNFGKHLSPKSIDVIASEAEELGYESVWITDHLLLPPTQRYPYGNILEAITTMAHVASVTEEVKVGSSVLILPMREPVQVAKALAAIDVLSGGRVVAGFGAGWCEEEFQNLGMNFRNRGRRFDEALQLIKQLWQGGEVSFKGRYYKVEAGIFEPAPAQNGGPPIWIGGNSEHALRRAMKHGQAWHFTGITLDTLSERVSNISKTEGFKISGRFTVDFSGKTPQVVKVRAGENRAILTGSPNKIIDTIEQYINLNVTHFALYFGDKPAEDYVKDMEKFSKEVMPGYI; encoded by the coding sequence ATGAGAATCGAGTTCGGCGTCTGTCTACCCAACTTCGGAAAACATCTCTCACCCAAGTCTATAGATGTCATCGCATCAGAAGCTGAGGAGCTTGGGTACGAGTCAGTGTGGATAACCGACCATTTGCTGCTGCCTCCGACCCAGAGGTATCCTTACGGAAACATCCTCGAAGCTATCACCACCATGGCCCACGTCGCATCTGTTACTGAAGAGGTTAAGGTCGGCTCCTCTGTGCTAATTCTTCCTATGAGGGAACCTGTCCAAGTGGCAAAAGCTCTGGCAGCCATCGATGTGCTCAGCGGAGGACGGGTGGTGGCGGGGTTTGGAGCTGGATGGTGTGAAGAAGAGTTCCAAAACCTCGGTATGAATTTTAGAAACAGGGGACGCAGGTTTGACGAAGCCCTTCAACTCATTAAACAGCTGTGGCAAGGGGGAGAAGTATCTTTCAAAGGCCGATACTACAAGGTGGAAGCCGGTATCTTCGAACCCGCCCCTGCACAGAATGGCGGTCCACCGATCTGGATTGGCGGAAACAGCGAACACGCCTTAAGACGAGCCATGAAACATGGTCAGGCGTGGCACTTCACAGGCATAACTCTTGACACACTTAGCGAACGGGTTTCCAACATTAGTAAGACCGAGGGCTTCAAAATATCAGGACGTTTCACCGTAGACTTCTCGGGAAAAACCCCCCAAGTCGTAAAGGTCAGAGCAGGCGAGAACAGGGCAATCCTCACAGGCTCCCCCAACAAGATAATCGACACCATAGAACAATACATCAATCTAAATGTCACACACTTTGCTCTCTATTTTGGAGACAAACCCGCCGAAGACTATGTTAAAGATATGGAGAAGTTTTCCAAAGAAGTGATGCCCGGCTACATATAA
- a CDS encoding phosphomethylpyrimidine kinase has translation MGMVKRVLTVAGSDSGGGAGIQADLKTFAALGVHGMSAITCITAQNTETVTAIHQVPAEIIREQIRVVTVDIGVDAVKTGMLFSEEIIESVADELSEIKVPLVVDPVAVAKSGAPLLKPNAVDALVKKLLPLATVVTPNINEAKLLTGIEISSAEEMVDAAHRIAEMGPEAVVVKGGHLPGETTMDILLYAGNIYKFAAEKIHTRNTHGTGCVFASATAAYLAKGWKIPQAVQAAQRFVNEAIKRGLDIGRGYGPVHPTGAVYENSEKLTALRQLKEALKMIEREESFQRLIPESGSNIVVATEYASSPEDVVGVPGRIVKTPDGFTSALEPWFGASRHVANAVLTAMKHDPSVKSAANIRFDDEILSTLEALGLSVSSYDRGAEPEEVKKEEGRTIPWGIEEAIRKAGGVVDVVYHRGDVGKEPMAVVFGVDAYDVVRKLLRLSRRLAGVEI, from the coding sequence ATGGGCATGGTTAAACGCGTCCTGACCGTCGCAGGGTCGGACTCAGGCGGTGGCGCCGGGATTCAAGCGGACCTTAAAACATTTGCCGCACTCGGAGTTCACGGCATGTCAGCCATCACCTGCATAACAGCCCAAAACACAGAAACTGTAACTGCTATTCACCAAGTACCCGCCGAAATAATTAGGGAGCAGATACGCGTCGTCACCGTTGACATCGGTGTTGACGCCGTCAAAACCGGCATGCTGTTCAGCGAGGAGATTATCGAATCTGTTGCAGACGAGTTATCGGAGATAAAGGTTCCACTGGTTGTTGACCCTGTTGCGGTCGCTAAGAGTGGTGCGCCATTGCTGAAGCCCAACGCCGTTGACGCCCTCGTGAAGAAGCTGCTGCCGCTGGCAACCGTGGTAACCCCAAACATAAACGAGGCAAAGCTGTTGACAGGCATCGAGATCAGCTCCGCTGAGGAAATGGTGGATGCTGCTCATAGGATAGCTGAGATGGGGCCCGAGGCGGTGGTGGTTAAGGGTGGACACCTACCCGGTGAAACAACCATGGACATCCTCCTGTACGCAGGTAACATATACAAGTTTGCCGCCGAGAAAATCCATACACGCAACACCCATGGAACTGGATGCGTATTCGCATCAGCCACTGCGGCCTACCTCGCCAAAGGCTGGAAAATCCCCCAAGCGGTCCAAGCGGCCCAGAGGTTCGTAAACGAAGCAATAAAAAGAGGATTAGACATCGGACGCGGCTACGGCCCTGTCCACCCCACAGGAGCCGTCTACGAAAACTCCGAAAAACTGACAGCACTCCGCCAGCTAAAAGAAGCGTTGAAGATGATTGAGCGGGAAGAATCTTTCCAGCGGTTAATTCCCGAGAGCGGGTCAAACATCGTGGTCGCAACCGAATACGCGTCCTCGCCCGAAGATGTGGTGGGTGTACCAGGCCGCATAGTAAAAACACCTGACGGGTTCACATCTGCCTTGGAGCCGTGGTTCGGCGCATCACGACACGTCGCCAACGCCGTACTGACAGCCATGAAACATGACCCATCCGTAAAAAGCGCCGCCAACATTCGATTCGACGATGAAATACTTTCCACATTAGAGGCCCTTGGCCTAAGCGTCTCATCATATGACAGAGGCGCCGAGCCTGAGGAGGTTAAGAAAGAGGAGGGACGCACCATTCCGTGGGGGATAGAGGAGGCTATAAGAAAAGCAGGCGGCGTGGTGGACGTTGTTTATCACCGTGGAGATGTGGGCAAGGAGCCTATGGCGGTTGTGTTCGGCGTCGATGCATATGATGTGGTGAGAAAGCTGTTACGTCTCAGCCGCAGGCTTGCGGGTGTTGAGATATGA
- a CDS encoding conserved hypothetical protein (ThiW (Thiamine-precursor transporter)): MNLSKKVALASALSALGIVISPMMFEWLGSRAFPGQHFINVLSGVLLGPLWGAIVAIIIGTVRIALGTGTVFAYPGGIPGAVLVGLFYILLKRLRNPRLRYLAAFAEPIGTVLIGGTIALAVVAPGIGPAVGPAAVMLRNLETLGFWPALLLLWGGWAVSSIIGTVAGFLFLLAAERYGVISRAITATIRRQR; encoded by the coding sequence ATGAACCTCTCCAAAAAAGTGGCTCTAGCATCGGCTTTGAGCGCTCTAGGGATAGTAATATCTCCCATGATGTTTGAATGGCTTGGGTCAAGAGCTTTTCCGGGCCAGCATTTCATCAACGTACTCTCAGGCGTTCTGCTGGGCCCGCTCTGGGGAGCAATTGTCGCAATCATAATCGGAACAGTGCGGATTGCGCTGGGAACGGGGACAGTGTTCGCATACCCGGGCGGCATTCCCGGAGCGGTGTTGGTCGGCCTATTCTACATTCTGCTTAAAAGATTACGGAATCCTCGTCTAAGGTATCTGGCTGCTTTCGCAGAACCAATAGGCACTGTGTTGATAGGTGGAACAATAGCGCTCGCGGTAGTGGCGCCGGGTATAGGGCCAGCGGTGGGGCCCGCGGCAGTCATGCTCCGTAACCTTGAGACACTCGGGTTCTGGCCAGCCCTTCTCTTGCTCTGGGGAGGCTGGGCCGTTAGCTCCATCATAGGCACTGTGGCGGGATTCCTCTTCCTACTCGCGGCAGAAAGATATGGAGTTATATCCAGAGCCATCACCGCAACAATACGCAGACAGCGTTGA
- a CDS encoding DNA polymerase IV, whose translation MPRIVLFLDLDYFFAQIEEVENPELRGKPLCVCVFSGRTSDSGVVSSANYVARRFGVKAGMPIKAAKKLLPEEAVILPVRLEHYANISRQIMDNLKKFNTPLRVESVDEAVMDVTQAVGSDYAEAEEFAKEVKEMIRANFGLTCSVGIGPNRVVAKMAADYSKPDGLTVVKPENLEEFLSDLPVKNLPGIGAKTESILAEHQIKTVGDLSRQSLEKLEELFGPKKAQYLYLASRGIYDEVIEERPPPKQLSKIVTLKRNTREVEEVMETLAAAASQAYTRLASAKFFASKIGLIAITTRLETITRQADIRFGASLDEVLRTLRILLTKLLETDEKMMLRRVGVRFTGLKPVSGQTSLNIFSEG comes from the coding sequence TTGCCGCGGATTGTTCTATTCCTAGACCTTGACTATTTTTTCGCCCAGATTGAGGAGGTCGAAAACCCTGAGCTAAGGGGTAAGCCGCTCTGCGTATGCGTCTTCTCAGGAAGAACTTCCGACAGCGGAGTAGTGAGCTCAGCAAACTATGTGGCGAGAAGATTCGGGGTAAAAGCAGGAATGCCCATAAAAGCAGCCAAGAAGCTTCTACCAGAGGAGGCAGTAATTCTTCCCGTGCGGCTAGAACACTATGCAAACATCTCGCGCCAAATCATGGACAACCTCAAGAAATTCAACACACCCCTCCGTGTGGAGAGCGTAGACGAGGCCGTGATGGATGTTACACAGGCCGTGGGAAGCGACTACGCCGAGGCCGAGGAATTCGCGAAAGAAGTTAAGGAAATGATCAGGGCAAATTTTGGTTTAACTTGCAGCGTTGGGATAGGCCCTAACCGTGTCGTAGCTAAGATGGCGGCCGATTACTCGAAGCCTGATGGCCTCACAGTCGTGAAACCAGAAAATTTGGAAGAGTTCCTAAGTGACCTTCCTGTCAAGAACCTGCCCGGCATAGGGGCTAAAACAGAGTCAATCCTCGCCGAGCACCAAATCAAAACAGTCGGCGACCTTTCGCGTCAAAGTCTGGAGAAGCTCGAGGAACTTTTCGGGCCAAAGAAAGCCCAATACCTTTACCTAGCTTCAAGGGGAATTTATGACGAGGTTATAGAGGAGAGGCCTCCGCCTAAGCAGTTGAGCAAAATAGTCACCCTTAAACGGAACACTCGCGAAGTCGAGGAGGTCATGGAGACGCTTGCGGCAGCCGCTTCACAGGCTTACACGAGGCTTGCGTCGGCTAAGTTTTTCGCCTCAAAGATAGGGTTGATAGCTATAACCACGCGTCTAGAAACAATCACTCGACAGGCTGACATACGGTTTGGAGCGTCTCTCGACGAGGTTTTGAGAACCCTGCGCATTCTCTTGACAAAACTTCTCGAGACAGATGAGAAGATGATGCTTAGACGTGTTGGAGTGAGGTTCACAGGACTTAAGCCTGTCTCAGGCCAGACAAGCCTCAACATCTTCTCAGAAGGGTGA
- a CDS encoding acetoin utilization protein AcuC (histone deacetylase superfamily protein) yields the protein MMRRIGIARGPQLFLYSFPEPHPLNRVRLEAFYQKLDSEGKNLQGLLFVEPEKAGKDDVMLFHTPAYVEFVEERCRVGKGYLDYGDTPAFPGCFEAASYVVGTTLKLLRMIISGEISAGFNPMGGLHHARRDRAGGFCIFNDAGVAIEYLLRRENMRNVAYVDIDAHHGDGVCYDFYSEKRVIFADIHQDGRTLYPGTGFRNETGEGEARGTKLNIPLLPYSGDEEFFQAFQEVEQFLEKHEFDFLLLQCGADGLMGDPLTNLQYSARAHGYAASRLLKIAEKKCGGRILAMGGGGYDPVNVAHAWTAVVKAFAEQG from the coding sequence GTGATGCGTAGGATAGGGATTGCTCGGGGGCCACAGCTTTTTCTATACAGTTTTCCCGAGCCGCATCCCTTGAACAGGGTAAGGCTTGAGGCCTTCTACCAAAAGCTTGACAGCGAAGGGAAAAATTTGCAGGGTTTGTTGTTTGTCGAGCCGGAAAAAGCAGGGAAAGACGATGTGATGCTTTTCCACACACCTGCTTATGTCGAGTTTGTCGAAGAAAGATGCAGGGTGGGAAAAGGTTACCTCGACTACGGTGACACACCCGCTTTCCCGGGCTGTTTCGAAGCAGCTTCATACGTCGTTGGAACAACGCTTAAACTGCTACGCATGATTATCTCCGGCGAGATTTCGGCAGGTTTCAACCCGATGGGTGGCCTGCATCACGCGAGACGTGACAGAGCTGGCGGGTTCTGCATATTTAACGATGCCGGGGTGGCCATCGAGTATCTCCTCAGACGCGAAAACATGCGGAACGTCGCCTACGTAGACATTGATGCTCATCATGGAGACGGTGTCTGCTATGACTTCTACAGCGAAAAGCGTGTGATTTTCGCCGACATCCATCAAGATGGGCGCACACTTTACCCGGGGACAGGTTTTCGAAATGAGACAGGCGAGGGTGAGGCGCGTGGAACCAAGCTCAACATTCCGCTTTTGCCCTATTCGGGTGACGAGGAGTTTTTCCAAGCATTTCAGGAGGTTGAGCAATTTCTCGAGAAACATGAGTTTGATTTTCTGCTGCTACAGTGTGGAGCTGACGGGTTGATGGGAGACCCGCTTACAAACCTCCAATACTCTGCGAGGGCCCACGGCTACGCGGCTTCGAGGCTTCTCAAGATTGCTGAGAAGAAGTGTGGAGGTAGGATTCTCGCGATGGGTGGAGGAGGATATGACCCTGTGAATGTGGCGCATGCGTGGACAGCCGTTGTGAAGGCGTTTGCAGAGCAGGGTTAG